In Rhodoferax koreense, a genomic segment contains:
- a CDS encoding exodeoxyribonuclease III yields MKDDSRLRIATFNINGVRTRLPVLKAWLDVTRPDVVCLQELKCTTTQFPVEAVREAGYEALVVGEKRWNGVAILARGAAPLEIRRGLPGDPADLQSRYVEAAVRGIVVGCLYLPNGNPQPGPKFDYKLVWFERLLAHAAGLLKSGHPVVLAGDYNVVPTDADIYSPKSWQNNALLQPAPRAAYQKLLKQGWTDALHEQFPDKPAFTFWDYFRNHWPRDAGLRIDHLLLSPKLATRMKAAGVDKAVRGLEGASDHAPAWVEVED; encoded by the coding sequence TTGAAGGACGACAGCCGCTTGCGCATCGCCACCTTCAACATCAACGGCGTGCGCACGCGTCTGCCCGTGCTCAAGGCCTGGCTCGACGTGACCCGACCCGACGTGGTCTGCCTGCAGGAACTCAAATGCACCACGACGCAGTTCCCCGTCGAGGCGGTGCGCGAAGCCGGCTATGAAGCGCTGGTGGTCGGCGAGAAGCGCTGGAACGGCGTGGCCATCCTCGCACGTGGTGCGGCACCGCTGGAGATCCGGCGCGGCCTGCCCGGCGATCCGGCCGACTTGCAGAGCCGCTATGTCGAAGCCGCGGTGCGCGGCATCGTGGTCGGCTGCCTGTATCTGCCCAATGGCAATCCGCAGCCCGGTCCGAAATTCGACTACAAGCTCGTCTGGTTCGAACGGCTGCTGGCGCATGCGGCCGGCCTGCTCAAGTCGGGCCACCCGGTGGTGCTGGCGGGCGACTACAACGTGGTGCCGACCGATGCCGACATCTATTCGCCCAAATCCTGGCAGAACAACGCGCTGCTGCAGCCAGCACCGCGCGCGGCCTACCAGAAGCTGCTGAAGCAAGGCTGGACCGATGCGCTGCACGAGCAGTTCCCCGACAAGCCGGCCTTCACCTTCTGGGACTATTTCCGCAACCATTGGCCACGCGACGCCGGCCTTCGCATCGACCACCTGCTGCTGAGCCCCAAGCTCGCAACTCGCATGAAGGCCGCGGGGGTGGACAAGGCCGTGCGTGGCCTCGAAGGCGCGAGCGATCATGCCCCGGCGTGGGTAGAAGTCGAGGATTAG
- the mmsB gene encoding 3-hydroxyisobutyrate dehydrogenase, translating into MNIAFIGLGNMGGPMALNLLKAGHTLSAFDLSPVARDKFAAAGLPIAASAAATLADAEIVISMLPASAHVEGLYLGREGQPGILAQIAAGTLVIDSSTIAAATSRKVAEAAARRGVAMIDAPVSGGTGGAIAGTLTFMVGGSDADLERARPVLEKMGANIFHAGAVGAGQTAKICNNMLLGILMIGTSEALALGVANGLDPKVLSEIMRRSSGGNWALEKYNPLPGVMETAPASKAYAGGFGTDLMLKDLGLAQENASAVHAATPLGGLARNLYAAHSLAGHGALDFSSVIKLLQKKA; encoded by the coding sequence ATGAACATCGCCTTCATCGGCCTGGGCAACATGGGCGGGCCGATGGCCCTGAACCTGCTGAAAGCCGGCCACACGCTCAGCGCCTTCGACCTTTCACCTGTCGCACGCGATAAATTCGCCGCAGCCGGCCTGCCGATCGCCGCCTCGGCCGCGGCCACGCTGGCTGACGCGGAAATCGTCATCAGCATGCTGCCGGCCAGCGCCCATGTGGAAGGCCTGTACCTCGGCCGCGAGGGCCAACCCGGCATCCTGGCGCAGATCGCCGCCGGCACGCTCGTCATCGACAGCAGCACCATCGCCGCCGCCACCTCGCGCAAGGTCGCCGAAGCCGCGGCCCGACGCGGTGTGGCGATGATCGATGCACCCGTGTCGGGCGGCACCGGCGGCGCCATCGCCGGCACGCTGACCTTCATGGTCGGCGGCAGCGACGCCGACCTGGAGCGCGCGCGGCCCGTGCTCGAAAAAATGGGGGCGAACATCTTCCACGCGGGCGCGGTCGGTGCGGGCCAGACCGCAAAGATCTGCAACAACATGCTGCTCGGCATCCTGATGATCGGCACCTCCGAAGCCCTGGCCCTGGGCGTGGCCAACGGGCTCGATCCCAAGGTTCTCTCCGAGATCATGCGGCGCAGCTCGGGCGGCAACTGGGCGCTGGAGAAATACAACCCGCTGCCGGGCGTGATGGAGACGGCGCCGGCGTCCAAGGCCTATGCGGGCGGCTTCGGCACCGACCTGATGCTCAAGGACCTGGGCCTGGCGCAGGAGAACGCCTCCGCCGTGCACGCGGCGACGCCACTCGGCGGCCTGGCGCGCAACCTGTATGCGGCGCACAGCCTAGCGGGCCATGGCGCGCTCGATTTTTCGAGTGTGATCAAGCTGCTGCAAAAGAAGGCCTGA
- a CDS encoding acyl-CoA dehydrogenase family protein, whose product MNFELSEEQQAFAASARAFAEAEFAPHAARWDAEAIFPREAIAHAGELGFCGLYAPERIGGLALPRLDATLVFEEMAAIDPSTTAFITIHNMAAWMIGTWGSDTVCARWGEDLTAGRKLGSYCLTEPGAGSDAASLKTRAERDGDSYVINGGKAFISGAGATDVLVLMARSGGPGANGISAFAVPADAPGISYGKKEHKMGWNSQPTRTIAFDNVRIPADHRLGAEGEGFRIAMKGLDGGRINIATCSVGAAQGALDAARRYLQDRQQFGKPLASFQALQFKLADMATELVAARQMVRLAASKLDAGHPDASTYCAMAKRFATDAGFNVCNDALQLHGGYGYLAEFPLERLVRDTRVHQILEGTNEIMRVIVARRLLDPDAEVPR is encoded by the coding sequence ATGAACTTCGAACTCTCCGAAGAACAACAGGCCTTCGCCGCTTCCGCCCGCGCCTTCGCCGAGGCCGAATTCGCGCCGCATGCCGCGCGCTGGGACGCCGAGGCCATCTTCCCGAGGGAGGCCATTGCGCATGCCGGCGAACTCGGTTTCTGCGGCCTCTACGCACCGGAGCGCATCGGTGGCCTGGCGCTGCCGCGGCTCGACGCCACGCTGGTGTTCGAGGAAATGGCGGCCATCGACCCGTCGACCACGGCCTTCATCACCATCCACAACATGGCGGCCTGGATGATCGGCACCTGGGGCAGCGATACGGTCTGCGCGCGCTGGGGCGAAGACCTCACGGCTGGCCGCAAGCTCGGCTCCTACTGCCTGACCGAGCCCGGCGCGGGCTCCGACGCAGCCTCGCTCAAGACCCGCGCCGAGCGCGATGGCGACAGTTATGTCATCAACGGCGGCAAGGCCTTCATCTCCGGCGCGGGCGCGACCGACGTGCTGGTGCTGATGGCGCGCAGCGGCGGGCCGGGCGCGAACGGCATCTCGGCGTTCGCCGTGCCGGCCGATGCGCCGGGCATCAGCTATGGCAAGAAGGAACACAAGATGGGCTGGAACAGCCAGCCCACGCGCACCATCGCCTTCGACAACGTGCGCATCCCGGCTGACCACCGGCTCGGCGCCGAAGGCGAAGGCTTTCGCATCGCCATGAAGGGTTTGGACGGTGGGCGCATCAACATTGCCACGTGTTCGGTCGGTGCGGCGCAGGGCGCGCTCGACGCGGCGCGCCGCTACCTGCAGGACCGGCAGCAGTTCGGCAAGCCGCTGGCCAGCTTCCAGGCGCTGCAGTTCAAGCTCGCCGACATGGCCACCGAACTCGTCGCCGCGCGCCAGATGGTGCGGCTGGCCGCGAGCAAGCTCGACGCCGGCCATCCCGACGCCAGCACCTACTGCGCCATGGCCAAGCGCTTCGCCACCGATGCAGGCTTCAACGTCTGCAATGACGCGCTGCAACTGCACGGCGGCTACGGCTACCTGGCCGAGTTTCCGCTCGAACGGCTGGTGCGCGACACGCGCGTGCACCAGATCCTCGAAGGCACGAACGAGATCATGCGGGTGATCGTGGCGCGGCGGCTGCTGGACCCGGATGCGGAGGTGCCGAGGTGA
- a CDS encoding AsmA family protein — MTTSRTVSFPRRHPILVALLVALVVLVLLFDWNWFRHPLERYISNKTQRTFTISDLHVRLGLTPTISMRDVYFGNADWADDQAMARIAQVEFSVSLRDLPGKVYIPRVALAKPELLFEQHKDGRRNWTFQEPSKSTEPSKLRIGSLSVDEGRLRYLNHGEPFDIDVMASTFDPAKQAQVKDADAKPVNDRYATRYAFKGSYHGAGFSGTALSGEVLSFQETGVPFPLKGDLVAGTTKLSVEGTIADAANITAIDTQLKIQGQTLANLYPFLLLPLPASPPYSLQGHLVLKGNRYGMDDLKGRIGSTDVSGSASYIDQKPRPLLKADLVSNKLHVADLGPIVGVQTKESGGKPALSQADTNTAKGAAGKANRVDPDHVLPAGSFDGSRLQKIDADFTLVAKKLEVPVDLPLESMNVVLKLNDGLLKLTPLEFGFAGGKITSELSLDARQPVIKTDAKIDFRSIRMDRLVPADSKLAQGAGLLGASVQLAGAGNSIADAAAASNGKVSAAISNGRISNLLDAASGLNGGKVLKLLAGGDKTISVNCGGMVFDIKDGIGKSDLIVVDTEQTQILGEGGFNLKNERFDMTLTPKPKSMGILSLRTPVRLYGSFKQPDFSLEKGPLLARAGGAVALLAVAPIAALLPLIETGPGENSDCRKLQSSAGVQEAQKQAVTKRSSTKKAGAK, encoded by the coding sequence ATGACGACCTCCCGCACCGTTTCGTTTCCCCGCCGGCATCCGATCCTCGTGGCGCTGCTGGTCGCCCTGGTCGTCCTGGTGCTGCTGTTCGACTGGAACTGGTTCCGGCATCCGCTGGAGCGCTACATCTCGAACAAGACGCAGCGCACCTTCACCATCTCCGACCTGCATGTGCGCCTGGGCTTGACGCCGACCATCAGCATGCGCGACGTGTATTTCGGTAACGCCGACTGGGCGGACGACCAGGCCATGGCCCGCATCGCGCAGGTGGAGTTTTCCGTCTCCCTGCGTGACTTGCCCGGCAAGGTCTACATCCCGCGCGTGGCGCTGGCGAAACCGGAGTTGCTATTCGAGCAGCACAAGGACGGCCGGCGCAACTGGACCTTCCAGGAACCATCCAAGAGCACCGAGCCGAGCAAGCTGCGCATCGGCAGCCTGTCGGTCGACGAGGGGCGCCTGCGCTACCTGAACCACGGAGAGCCGTTCGACATCGACGTGATGGCCTCGACCTTCGACCCGGCCAAGCAGGCGCAGGTGAAGGACGCGGACGCCAAGCCGGTCAATGACCGCTACGCCACCCGTTACGCCTTCAAGGGTAGTTACCATGGTGCGGGGTTCTCGGGCACGGCCCTGAGCGGCGAGGTGCTGAGCTTCCAGGAGACGGGTGTGCCGTTTCCGCTGAAGGGCGACCTGGTGGCCGGCACGACCAAGCTGTCGGTGGAGGGCACCATCGCCGACGCGGCCAACATCACGGCCATCGACACCCAGCTCAAGATCCAGGGCCAGACGCTCGCCAACCTGTACCCCTTCCTGCTGTTGCCGCTGCCGGCTTCGCCGCCCTACAGCCTGCAGGGCCATCTGGTGCTGAAAGGCAACCGCTACGGCATGGACGACCTCAAGGGCCGCATCGGCTCGACCGATGTGAGCGGCAGCGCCTCCTACATCGACCAGAAGCCGCGCCCGCTGCTCAAGGCCGACCTGGTGAGCAACAAACTGCACGTGGCCGACCTCGGGCCGATCGTCGGTGTGCAGACCAAGGAAAGCGGCGGCAAACCCGCGCTGTCGCAGGCCGACACCAATACCGCCAAGGGCGCCGCCGGCAAGGCGAACCGGGTGGACCCCGACCACGTGCTGCCCGCGGGTTCGTTCGACGGCAGCCGGCTGCAGAAGATCGATGCCGACTTCACGCTGGTGGCCAAGAAGCTGGAGGTGCCGGTCGATCTGCCGCTGGAGAGCATGAATGTGGTGTTGAAACTCAACGACGGCTTGCTCAAGCTCACGCCGCTGGAGTTCGGCTTCGCTGGCGGCAAGATCACCTCCGAGCTCAGCCTGGATGCGCGGCAGCCGGTGATCAAGACCGACGCCAAGATCGACTTCCGCAGCATCCGCATGGACCGCCTCGTGCCGGCCGATTCCAAGCTGGCGCAAGGCGCGGGGCTGCTGGGGGCCAGCGTGCAACTGGCCGGCGCCGGCAATTCCATCGCCGATGCGGCCGCCGCGTCCAATGGCAAGGTGTCGGCGGCGATCTCCAACGGCCGCATCTCCAACCTGCTGGACGCCGCCAGCGGCCTGAATGGCGGCAAGGTGCTCAAGCTGCTGGCCGGCGGCGACAAGACCATCAGCGTGAACTGCGGCGGCATGGTGTTCGACATCAAGGACGGTATCGGCAAGTCGGACCTGATCGTGGTCGACACCGAGCAGACGCAGATCCTGGGCGAGGGCGGCTTCAACCTGAAGAACGAGCGCTTCGACATGACGCTCACGCCCAAGCCGAAAAGCATGGGCATCCTGTCGTTGCGCACGCCGGTGCGGCTTTACGGCAGCTTCAAGCAGCCGGATTTTTCGCTGGAAAAAGGCCCGTTGCTGGCGCGCGCCGGCGGGGCCGTGGCGCTGCTCGCCGTGGCGCCGATCGCGGCCCTGCTCCCGCTGATCGAAACCGGCCCCGGCGAAAACTCCGACTGCCGCAAGCTGCAGTCCAGCGCAGGTGTGCAGGAGGCGCAGAAACAGGCCGTCACCAAACGCAGCTCGACCAAGAAGGCCGGCGCGAAGTAA
- the ligD gene encoding DNA ligase D — protein MDDLLTRYKAKRNFDITSEPAEGGESKDGQLAFVIQKHWASRLHYDFRLELGGAMKSWAVPKGPSYDPKDKRMAVQVEDHPIAYNQFEGEIPAGQYGAGKVIIWDEGTWTPLGDAAKGYRDGNLKFEMHGRKIQGHWALIRMKGKGEKQPPWLLIKEKDAFARPAADFSVVDEMPDSVVPLRSKTRTPAKAAKVRASETPGEKAALPATIQPQLATLVDGVPGDPSQWLFEIKFDGYRMLARVEGKTVQLFTRNGHDWTHKLPHLAKAIAKLKLKSGWLDGEIVVANDKGVPDFQRLQNAFDSSETESIVYYLFDAPFLDGRDLRHEPLETRRALLKGLFDEKTPPSLRFSDVFDVRPQDLVASACRMGLEGVIGKKKDAPYSSRRSPNWIKLKCTQRQEFVIGGYTDPQGTRTALGSLLLGVHDDKGALVYAGNVGTGFDQKTLGELKARLDAVAADQSPFSAKTDLDRKAHWVKPQLLAEVSFGEWTGSGRIRHAVFHGLREDKKPLAIKREKPVHAVAERGAASKAKAAVPRSKLHVTHPERVIDPSTGLTKLDVVRYYALIAPLLLPHLKGRPVSLVRAPGGIQGELFFQKHMEGKMPGVKPLSQALDPDHAPLMEVPTAQAVLSAAQMNVIEFHTWNGVKTAIDKPDRMTFDLDPGEGVAWESMQQAAKLVHEFLTQLGLESFVKTSGGKGLHVVVAVKKQHDWDTVKAFSQAVVQHLAKTLPQLFVAKSGPKNRVGKIFVDYLRNGFGATTASAWSARARPGLGVSVPMAWDELDSIGSGAHWTITNIQTRLHRGNSPWDAYAPQSLSKAMKLLDFKPSASKSS, from the coding sequence ATGGACGACCTGCTGACGCGTTACAAGGCCAAGCGCAACTTCGACATCACCTCCGAGCCGGCGGAAGGCGGCGAATCGAAAGACGGCCAACTCGCCTTCGTGATCCAGAAACACTGGGCCTCGCGCCTGCACTACGACTTCCGGCTCGAACTCGGCGGCGCGATGAAAAGCTGGGCCGTGCCCAAGGGGCCGAGCTACGACCCCAAGGACAAACGCATGGCGGTGCAGGTGGAAGACCACCCCATCGCCTACAACCAGTTCGAAGGCGAGATTCCCGCGGGCCAGTACGGCGCGGGCAAGGTCATCATCTGGGACGAGGGCACGTGGACGCCACTCGGCGACGCGGCCAAGGGTTACCGCGACGGCAACCTGAAGTTCGAGATGCACGGCCGAAAGATCCAGGGCCATTGGGCCTTGATCCGCATGAAGGGCAAGGGCGAGAAACAGCCGCCCTGGCTGCTGATCAAGGAAAAGGACGCCTTCGCACGACCCGCCGCGGACTTCAGCGTGGTCGACGAGATGCCCGATAGTGTCGTGCCGTTGCGAAGCAAGACCAGGACGCCGGCAAAGGCTGCCAAAGTCAGGGCGAGCGAAACGCCAGGGGAAAAAGCCGCGCTGCCAGCCACGATTCAGCCCCAGCTGGCCACGCTCGTCGATGGGGTGCCGGGTGATCCCAGTCAATGGTTGTTCGAGATCAAGTTCGACGGCTACCGCATGCTCGCGCGTGTGGAGGGCAAGACGGTGCAACTGTTCACGCGCAACGGCCACGACTGGACCCACAAGCTGCCGCATTTGGCCAAGGCGATCGCCAAACTCAAACTCAAGTCGGGCTGGCTGGATGGCGAGATCGTGGTGGCCAACGACAAGGGCGTACCGGACTTCCAGCGCCTGCAGAACGCGTTCGACAGCAGCGAGACGGAAAGCATCGTCTATTACCTGTTCGACGCGCCTTTTCTCGACGGCCGGGATCTGCGCCATGAACCGCTCGAAACCCGGCGTGCGCTGCTCAAAGGGCTTTTCGACGAGAAGACGCCGCCATCGCTGCGGTTCAGCGACGTGTTCGACGTACGGCCGCAGGACCTGGTCGCCTCCGCCTGCCGGATGGGCCTGGAAGGCGTCATCGGCAAGAAGAAGGACGCACCCTACAGCAGCCGGCGTTCGCCCAACTGGATCAAGCTCAAGTGCACGCAGCGCCAGGAGTTCGTGATCGGCGGCTACACCGATCCGCAGGGCACGCGCACCGCATTGGGTTCGCTGCTGCTGGGCGTGCACGACGACAAGGGCGCGCTGGTGTATGCGGGCAACGTGGGCACGGGTTTCGACCAGAAGACCTTGGGTGAACTCAAGGCGAGGCTCGATGCCGTGGCCGCCGACCAAAGTCCGTTCTCGGCGAAGACCGACCTGGACCGCAAGGCGCATTGGGTCAAGCCGCAATTGCTGGCCGAGGTGTCGTTCGGCGAATGGACGGGCTCGGGCCGCATTCGCCATGCGGTGTTCCACGGCCTGCGCGAAGACAAGAAGCCGCTGGCGATCAAGCGCGAAAAGCCGGTGCATGCCGTGGCTGAAAGGGGCGCTGCATCGAAAGCCAAGGCCGCGGTTCCGCGGTCGAAGCTGCACGTGACGCATCCCGAACGCGTCATCGACCCCTCCACCGGCCTGACCAAGCTCGACGTGGTGCGGTACTACGCGCTGATCGCACCGTTGCTGCTGCCGCATCTCAAGGGGCGTCCGGTCTCGCTGGTGCGGGCGCCCGGCGGCATCCAGGGCGAACTCTTCTTCCAGAAGCACATGGAAGGCAAGATGCCCGGCGTCAAGCCGCTGTCTCAGGCGCTCGACCCGGACCACGCGCCGTTGATGGAGGTGCCCACGGCACAGGCCGTGTTGTCTGCCGCGCAGATGAACGTGATCGAATTCCACACCTGGAACGGCGTGAAGACCGCCATCGACAAGCCCGACCGCATGACCTTCGACCTCGACCCCGGTGAAGGCGTCGCCTGGGAGAGCATGCAGCAGGCCGCGAAGCTGGTGCATGAGTTCCTCACGCAGCTCGGCCTCGAATCCTTCGTCAAGACCAGTGGCGGCAAGGGCCTGCATGTGGTGGTGGCCGTGAAGAAACAACACGATTGGGACACGGTGAAGGCGTTTTCGCAGGCCGTGGTGCAGCACCTGGCAAAGACGCTGCCGCAGCTGTTCGTGGCCAAAAGCGGGCCGAAGAACCGCGTGGGCAAAATCTTCGTCGATTACCTGCGCAACGGCTTCGGCGCGACCACGGCTTCGGCCTGGTCCGCACGCGCACGGCCGGGCCTGGGGGTGTCGGTGCCGATGGCCTGGGACGAGCTGGACAGCATCGGCAGCGGCGCGCATTGGACCATCACCAACATCCAGACGCGGCTGCATCGGGGCAACTCTCCATGGGATGCCTATGCGCCGCAAAGCCTGTCCAAGGCCATGAAGCTGCTCGACTTCAAGCCTTCGGCCAGCAAGTCATCTTGA
- a CDS encoding enoyl-CoA hydratase/isomerase family protein — protein MLEPSDVVLFEELATINGRVFGIATLNAPASLNALSVDMVRLLTPRLRAWAADANVVGVLLQASGEKAFCAGGDLRQLYQTLRDCGSERNVYAERFFAEEYELDHLIHTYPKPFLCWGHGIVMGGGVGLMAGASHRVVTPQSRIAMPEISIGLYPDVGGSWFLRRAPGRTGLFLALTAAPLNAADAIFCGFADIAVPHEHKAKVLEGIGATAWRGEPLADRAALSRLLASAAAGADVPASKVRGHLDTINALMAGDALIDMAERLRTLHSDEPWLQTAASTFVKGAPSSAALSFALWQRVLHMSLAEVFRLEYWASLGCCAHADFAEGIRAVLIDKDRHPKWSPARLEDITPDLIEDHLKPRGEMPVELATLGH, from the coding sequence ATGCTCGAACCCTCCGACGTCGTCCTCTTCGAAGAACTCGCCACGATCAACGGCCGGGTCTTCGGCATCGCCACGCTGAACGCGCCGGCCTCGCTCAACGCCCTGTCGGTCGACATGGTGCGGCTGCTCACGCCCCGGCTGCGCGCCTGGGCTGCCGATGCGAACGTCGTCGGCGTGCTGCTGCAGGCCAGTGGCGAGAAGGCCTTCTGCGCCGGTGGCGACTTGCGCCAGCTCTACCAGACGCTGCGCGACTGCGGCTCCGAACGCAACGTCTACGCCGAGCGTTTCTTCGCCGAGGAATACGAACTCGACCACCTGATCCACACCTATCCCAAGCCTTTCCTGTGCTGGGGCCACGGCATCGTCATGGGCGGCGGCGTGGGCCTGATGGCCGGCGCCTCGCACCGCGTGGTCACGCCGCAAAGCCGCATTGCCATGCCCGAGATCAGCATCGGCCTGTACCCGGACGTCGGTGGCAGCTGGTTCCTGCGCCGCGCACCGGGCCGCACGGGCCTGTTCCTCGCGCTCACCGCCGCGCCGCTGAACGCGGCCGATGCCATCTTCTGCGGCTTCGCCGACATCGCCGTGCCGCACGAACACAAGGCGAAGGTGCTCGAAGGCATCGGGGCCACGGCCTGGCGTGGTGAACCCTTGGCCGACCGTGCCGCCCTCTCCCGCCTGCTGGCCAGCGCCGCGGCGGGTGCGGACGTGCCGGCGTCCAAGGTACGCGGCCATCTCGACACCATCAACGCGCTGATGGCGGGCGACGCCCTGATCGACATGGCCGAACGCCTGCGCACGCTGCACAGCGACGAGCCCTGGCTGCAGACCGCCGCCAGCACCTTCGTCAAGGGTGCGCCGAGTTCGGCGGCGCTGTCGTTCGCCCTGTGGCAGCGCGTGCTCCACATGTCGCTGGCCGAGGTGTTCCGGCTCGAGTACTGGGCCTCGCTCGGTTGCTGCGCCCATGCCGACTTCGCCGAAGGCATCCGCGCCGTGCTGATCGACAAGGACCGCCATCCGAAATGGAGTCCCGCGCGCCTCGAAGACATCACACCGGACTTGATCGAGGACCACTTGAAGCCGCGCGGCGAGATGCCGGTGGAACTGGCCACCCTCGGCCATTGA